The Drechmeria coniospora strain ARSEF 6962 chromosome 02, whole genome shotgun sequence genome has a segment encoding these proteins:
- a CDS encoding putative protein CGRA: MSTVDEVPSLVSASKLEKPLGMRKNGKQWHAQKKAFRPTAGLTSYDKRVKQRNEMTMMKAKEKEMKEEKEQLRQDRIQAIRDKRAKKEEKERYEKMAETMHRKRIERLKRKEKRNKLLNS; the protein is encoded by the exons ATGTCCACGGTCGATGAGGTTCCCAGCCTCGTGTCGGCCTCGAAGCTGGAAAAGCCCCTTGGAATGCGCAAGAATG GCAAGCAGTGGCATGCACAGAAAAAGGCTTTCCGGCCAACCGCAGGCTTGACGTCGTACGACAAGCGAGTGAAGCAGCGCAACGAGATGACCATGATGAAGGCCAAGGAAAAGGAGATGAAAGAGGAAAAGGAACAGCTGCGCCAG GACCGTATCCAAGCCATACGAGACAAACGAGCCAAGAAGGAAGAAAAAGAGAGGTATGAAAAGATGGCCGAGACGATGCACCGAAAGAGAATCGAGCGATTGAAGAGGAAAGAGAAGCGGAACAAGCTGCTGAATTCCTGA
- a CDS encoding sugar O-acetyltransferase, whose protein sequence is MANSGMTETQMDEKAIEHAKTRSNVPWCDDYKKMISGMRYDAQVPELAEGRFEARKLMRKYNTHFPDDATLESLTADREEMLRQSFGRVGKSPFIEPPLNFDYGCNIAIGDNFYSNFNLVILDCGMVTIGNRVQFGPFVSIFAATHPTDVQARRDGAEHAGTVNIGDDCWIGGNTTIMPGVTIGKGCTIGAGSIVTRSIPDFTVAIGSPAKVVKTVEAVPDK, encoded by the exons ATGGCCAACAGCGGAATGACCGAGACGCAAATGGACGAAAAGGCCATCGAGCATGCAAAGACTCGGTCCAACGTGCCATGGTGCGATGACTACAAAAAGATGATCTCGGGCATGCG GTACGACGCGCAGGTCCCTGAGCTCGCCGAAGGACGCTTCGAGGCCCGGAAGCTCATGAGAAAGTACAACACGCATTtccccgacgacgcgacgTTGGAGTCGCTCACGGCCGATCGCGAGGAGATGCTCCGGCAATCGTTTGGCAGAGTCGGCAAGAGCCCCTTTATCGAACCGCCGCTGAACTTTGACTACGGCTGCAACATTGCCATTGGCGACAATTTTTACTCCAACTTCAA cctcgtcatcctcgactgCGGCATGGTCACGATTGGCAACCGTGTCCAGTTCGGACCCTTTGTTTCCATCTTTGCCGCCACGCACCCGACGGACGTCCAGGCacggcgcgacggcgccgagcatgcGGGGACGGTCAACATTGGCGACGACTGCTGGATCGGCGGGAACACGACCATCATGCCGGGCGTCACCATCGGCAAGGGCTgcaccatcggcgccggaAGCATCGTGACCCGGTCGATCCCCGACTTtaccgtcgccatcggctcgCCGGCCAAGGTGGTCAAGACGGTGGAAGCCGTACCGGATAAATGA